GTTCAGCCACTGAAGGGCAAAACTGGTGGTATCACAGTAAAAATTATTTATAACATTAACTAAAATGAAAAGCTTAAGTCATGTTAAACCTAAATAacgattatttaaaaaatgagtcaGCAAAATATTCCTGAGTTGTCTGGAGACAGCCAAAACCAgttaacaaataaattaacaattttttctaaataaaaatgcagagtcttttgaaaaacattattttaataaaagaaaacatgagttTTAATACTTACCACGGAAATTTGAAGGCAGTTTCTCCAACTCCAGAGTCCAAAATCCAGATGAAGCCTGAAAGAAGTCTAATGGCTGCTCTTGCTCTgacttttccctccttttttgggtcctttttcccacaatgcattgcagtAGTTGAGAACTACAGAAAAATACCTGTAAATGACTAATACGGAAAATTCCTTCACGTTTATACAGTagattgtactgtatttttacggattttttttacagtgtattcAGACTGTCTGTGATCAGAAGAGGAGCACTTCAGAAAGCTTTTTCGCGGAGAGTgactcagtcctcacagagctGAAGCTGACTTTTGTGCGGCAGGTACCTACAGGACCACAGCAGCGCGTGCGCCCGCTGATGCTGGATCGTTTATTGctagaagaaaaaaatggcaaCTCACTCTTCCTTACATTTACCGCGCAGGCTGCCGAACCCGGAGAGCAATTTCCAGTTTAAGATGAATTTTCCCCGAATGCGTCATTAAAGTATTCCTGCCGGTTTGTGTGAGCGAAACGGAATTGTGGGTTTGATCTGTAATTACTTACTGCGAGTCCCGGCCAGTGTCCTGCGGCTGTGGGCGCATTCTCGTTCCGCTCGCGTTCACGCGTCAGAGCGCCTCTACAGTAACAGTCCAGCATTTGTTGCCACCctactttgtgtttttgtcttaaTTCGATCATCCAGTCAAAGTACGCAcatttgatttattattattattacttttttttaattgattactTTGCAGTTACGCTaacccgctgtttttctttccaggGCATGGGATTGAGTGGTTTCTTGGGGCCCAATGTGTACTCGGAGGTCCCTGACGGTGGCTGGGGATGGGTGGTGGCTGTGGCATTTTTCTTGGTGGAGGTGTTCACCTATGGCACCATCAAAAGCTTTGGCATCTTCCTCCAGAACTTGATAGACGAGTTTGGAGAGACCAACAGTCGAGTCTCCTGGATTGTTTCCATTAGTGTGTTTGTCATGGCATTCAATGGTAAGCACATGTGTTGTTGCTATGTGGCTGCAGCTTTACAAAACTTAACATTACATACATACAAAAATAACGGTGAAATAATGAGAATCACTGTACCACTTAGCTCCTTTTGCCTCCATGATGACCAACCGCTTTGGCTTTCAACTTGTTGTCATGACTGGAGGACTGCTTATTACTTCTGGCACCATCGCCACCATCTTTACCAGCTCCATAAACCAAATCTACATCACCTACGGATTAGTTGCAGGTATTCATTTAGTCACTTTTTCACTACTTTTCCACTTCAAAAAACTTTGCACACAGTGCTGTTATTCTTTGAATTTCTTGTACAAATTTTTTCAACTGTGCAGGCATGGGTTATTGTCTGACTTTCCTCCCCACGGTGACCATCCTTTCTCAGTATTTCAACCATCGGCGATCTCTGGCCACTGCTGTCGCTTCTACTGGAGAGTCACTGTCAATGTTTGCTTTGGCACCAGGTGGGATGTTTTTtataaagacattttaaagaCAAGCATGAGTGAGGGGGGTTAgaaaaaacatgtaattaatgtTTCTAAATATTATCAAGAAAAGATTACAGTTTGCAACAGTTTCAAgatcacattttcattttaaatgacagATCTTGAACATTACATACTTAATACTTGTGCAGATTTGTTTGTGGACTCTCATGGAATGCCTCTTCTTCCCTCTTAGCCTTTGCAGCATTAAGGGACCATATTGGCTGGAGAAATACCATGGCAGTATTAGGAGCTTTGCAAAGCGTCATCATCATCTGTGGCGCACTGCTTCGGCCGATAATTATTAAACCCAGTGAGACGCTGAAACCAGAGGCTGACACCTTAACCTTAAAAGATCTGAGCACACATAATGACTATACAGAGGGCACAACTTCAGGGGTCTCTGTGACAAATAAGGCATTCTCTGATCAAAATACCTTCTGCAGTTTGACTAATGAGCTAACTACAGGCTCTGTGAGCACTGCAGACTCTGGTGTTCCGTCTCTAAATTACACTGACAGCGGCAAGCAACAGGAGACAGCTTTACCTCACAAAGAAGCAAAGGTGGAGATTGAACGGGAACAATTGGAAGAAAGCaaggaagaaataaaaacatctgaaaaagaggaaaaaacaagcAGAGATGCAGAAAAACAAGCGATGAAAGAGGAACTAAACAATGCAGCTGACAAAAAGTTATCTGAAAACAATTCCAAACTCTTGGACTTCTCCATCCTCAAAGAGTGCAGCTTCATTTTCTATTCTCTCTTTGGACTGTTTGCCACTCTGGGCTTTTTCGCTCCACAGCTCTACATCATCCAGCTGAGTGAGAGTCGAGGAGTCGAAAAGGACCACGCGACCTACATGCTCTCCACCATAGCCGTGGCTGAAATCCTAGGCCGATTCTCTATCGGATGGATCCTCACACGGAGGCAGTTTAGGAAGAAGAAGCTTTTGGTGCTTTTAGCATGTGTGATTACACTGACTGTGGTGCTGGTGGGATTTACTTTGGTCACAGAGTTTTACGGCCTAGCCGTGTGCTGTGCTCTCTATGGGTTCTTCTTGGGAACTGTGGTGTGCACCCACATCCCTCTGCTGGCTGAGGATGATGTGGTGGGGATAGAGAGGATGACTTCAGCTGCTGGCGTCTACGTTTTCATCCAGAGCTTTGCTGGGCTGGCAGGACCACCACTTGGAGGTACTGAGGAATGCCATATTTACTGGAGATAACCTCCAGGATCAACTTTACTATAGATAATACTATATCttaaaacaatatatattttagtAGTGAAGAACACACATGTTCACCTATGGGATTTATGGGAATCTTATAGTTGTAGTTACAAATCATAATCTtgcaaaatacacacacacctaaagtCTGAAGTGTGGCTGGATCATCCagatcaggatatttgattcaGTCCCTGGAGAGCATGACAAGACACAATACAATTGCTTCCAGCCTTTGTTTAAGATGAGTACATAGACCTTTTGACAAGCTGGCTTTTTAGTTCTTACTTTTACCTCTATTCTCCTTTGCTCCTCAGGCATGCTGGTGGACATGACCCATAACTATGGATCAGCCTTCTACTCCTGTGCAGCTGGCATGGCTCTGAGTGCTTTGTTCCTGGGTTTGGTGAAGCCTGCTAAGAGAGGATTTTCCTGTATGAGGAGAAGACGCTCTGAAAGCAATGCAGCCCACAAGGAGGAGAGTGAAGAGCAAACTGAGGAGAACTAGAGATCCAAATGATTTCTCTGACTTTGACACTAAGTGATGTAGAGGGTGTTTTACCTTTTAAGCTGATGTAAAATGAGAGTAATAAAGGGTTCAAGCCATAGAATGGTAGTTAAAGGCTAATGCTGATAAACTGTAACAGCATGAATACACTGAAGAGAAAGACGTTTACTAAGTGCTTAAGATCTGCCTTTGTAGGCCTGGTTTCTGAGAGCAATCTCAATAATTTTTAGACCACAGTATCTAAGTGATAATCGTGCCTTAATTACCTGACATACCAAACAGTGTTTTTTAACAGTGTCAGTATTGCTACAATGAGTACCTTTAAATTATCTTTGAAGAAGCTTCATTTAGTCTTGCATTTAATGGATGGCAGTGACAAAGGGTATACTCAGAGTGATTAAGTGTTAATCGAGGTGTCTTAGTTGGACAGGAGACTTTAACACTGACGCTCAATAATTACCTCAGTGATCAGGACAATAACGATAGACAAAATGTAATGCTAATGTAGCAGCAAGAACAATCAGTTACACAGATCTTTGTTACACTTGTTATAGGAAATACCTGAAGCTCAGGAGTATTTGATTATATGTGTCTTATTTGCGATCAAATCAAACTGTCACTAAGTTAACGGTGCACTGCTATTTAATACGGGATGTCAACCCGCAAACAATTTTTTGTatcaaaaatgtgtttgttcatAATAAAGCAACACTGTGAAACAGACAGGTGAACGTGGTTTATTCTCTAAAACCCAGGAGACAAACTGACAACATGTTCATTCACAGatacactgacagaaaattaAATTGCTGAGTTAGTCTTCCAAAACCTGTAAACCTATAAATGCTAACAGGATATGATAAATCTTATAGGCATACTACATGTTTAATTGAATATACATTGTGGAAACACACGTTTCTAAAGTGCTATCATCATGTCATTAAGTAAAATAGACTTGTTTAGTGCTTTAGTCTATGATTTTAACTGCTTTCTAACCATCACAGTGCACTGGGGGCAATATTTTTCAGATTGAAGGAGCTCAGAATTAAACCACTgaccttctgatcagtagatgacccACTCAACCACGCAAGATGCCCATTACATATGGTTTTGGGTTTTAATCAGCACAGTTCAGTAGACATTTTACAGTGGCTAGCCAATACTTAGACTCTGTATACATAGAATCTACTTCGAAAATCAAACAGCAACACACATgttaagaacagaaaaaaattggACGGATGTGTAAGAAAGCACTCTCAGCCACCTTCATCAAAACACCAAGTGATGGAGGAAGAGCGGCTTTCCATTACTCCAGTAGTGTTAGACCTGAAGAATGAAGATATAAAAATTTGGGGGATcataaaaagtgcttgtatgattGAGTGGATGAATGCAATTTATAAAGTGCTCAAGCAGAGTTGAAAAGTGTgagattaaagaaagaaaacagtccATTAGCTGCGTGATCAAGAAAATAGATGGACACATTTTTGACATCTATTCGTTTCCATTATCCAAAATTTCTTTTAGAACTATTATTGATCCTTTTCCATTATTTCCAAACACCTGCAAACCCAAAGTTTGGATGCATGAAACGCTTCGGTGGGTTTTGTAAAGTGAGGATCGGTATGACTGGCTGATGCCTTCACTGATGTTTGAGTCTGATCCTCGTCCATCCAGTGAAGTAAGGCCtgttaaacagtaaaaaaaagaaagaaagaaagaaaaataaaaaaaggtaaactgatgtttttttataataataattattattattaatttttcatctttttattttatgtatttctgtgtatctttccatttttcatttttttatatgcATTTTCAATACTGTGTGGGAGATGCTTACATTCTTGCTTTGACAGTCACTGTTACCAGATGCTTCATAAACAACAAATAAGTGCAGTGTGATGACATTTCCGCAAAACgtggaaaacaaaataaagtatgagaaaaaaatgcagaGCTAAAAATCAAGCCGTCACTGGGAAGCAGCCTGtgtgaaatatgttttttactATCTACTTGCTCAGCACACTGGGGTCAAAATTCAGTCTGATTTAAGGGCCCACTGTGAACTCAAGCATGTCAGATAGGCTGAGGACACAGTGCAGCGCATAGATTTTGCTAgaaatctgaaataatcaatATTTTTTAACCCATGACCCCACATCAAATAAGTACCCAGATGAACTCTCACTATTCCAGCACAGAGTATACAAAGACTATATCTTTGTTAGAATAACAATGACCTGATAAACTCCTTCCAATTAATGTCTTGctggtgttgtatttatttaataaccAAACAGTAAAGAGAGTAAAGGGATTAATATTGTAATTATCTCCTTGTCTTCAGCAAAAAAATGTGTCATTACCTTGTATCTTTCAGCTATATTGAAGCCGATTGCGAACTGCAGTTTGCGAAGGCAGATGGGACAAAAGTCCAAGGGCCTTCGATCAGACTCATCGAGGTGGTTGGAGCCTTGCATGACACAGCTCAACCACTGGCAATGTGAGATTCCAAACATGTGGCCGATCTCGTGAGTCATGGTCTGGAGCAGAAACATTAAAGTTACAATGAAGACTGAAAACAGACACAAGAGTGAAGGTTTACAAGGGTCTACGGAAATGAGTGCTTTGATAAGAATTGTTGATACAAGTGGGCAGATCATGACCACTGGCAAACCAACAATAACTAAATACATTAAGTAAACTGAGGGTTTTCTTAGTAACCTTGCAGGATCGAAGCAGCAGAGTGCTGGTGATCGGTGGAGTGTAATATCCGTCAAACACAGAATAATCCTCCTGCCTTGGCTGAAGATGCTTCTTCAGCCTCCCAGCATAACTTCTCTTATAGAAGTTGTCATCATATCTGGCAAAACTGAAAACGCCCATTCCTGTACACATTTAGGAAGAATTAGAGCACAGGAAGCTATCTCCCCTCTAATGTATTTCACTTTAGCACTATCTAGTGGCTACTCAGTCACAATACATCACACAAAAAAGTAAGCATCTCCTCCCCAATGCTCATGGAACAAATTGCATCAGGATGGATTTGTGTTTGAATAACCTAGTGCTTTGCTTTTAGAAACCTCACCCTCTGTCAGAGAAGCTTGTCCAAAGACAAAGTTCCATGAATCTTTGGGGTAGAGGTCAATCATTGTGATTCCAACAATACAAAAAGCGTCTTTTGGTTTCCTCTTCTTCAGAAATTGTAGCAGATCGCCttaatttaaagagaaaaacagtaaGAAAGTTGCACCAACCCAGATTGACACTGCAAGGAAAATGTCCAAAGTCACTAACTGATACGGAAAATTGTTAAAtgtaggtttttaaaaaaagtcattaCCAGTGAGAATTTGAAGGTTGTAAGAGTTACTGTTGACCCTGAAAGAGCACTTTGTTTCAGACACTGCAACTGCTGGAAGCAACTTCACAGAAAGCCCATAGAAGAAGGCTTGGCAGTAATCTCGCAGCCACTCCACATACTGGTCTGTCTGGGCAGCAACTTCTCCAAAAGAACCTACAACAAACGAAGTGCAGAATTAAGCCTAAGCAACCAAGTTGCATGCTGAATTTTGAGGACACACCCTTTTGTTCCACACACTAGACATACTTTACCCATTTGTAATGCCCCAAATGAACTGACTatagttttttctttctcattttttctTCTCATGCTCTCTATGTCCACTGCTAAGGGTATCAACTGAAAGCTACTGAATCCTGTGAGAAACATTTCACAACTACCCACACATACTCCGCTAGAACTGAGAGAAATAGAGATTCTAAGTACACAATATGCAAATATGCACACCTATGGTTTGAATATAAATAGTACTCTGGCTTTCATTTGGGGTCTTGCGATAAGGCTTTCTGTAGAAGGCCTCAAAGTCTTCAGGCTCCTCGGGGTGAGCAAGGATCCAGTCAGAGTCAGAGTGCACGGTGATGAGTTGGAAAAGGGAACCCGGCTGCCCTGCGTGGAATCCTTCCTCCAGAAGGcgcttttcttcttttgtgtaCTTACTGTAAACCTTAGTTAAATACTCAGAATTGGAGACCaaagctgtttggagtttctcTGGAGTGTACTGGATCACCTTCATCTGCAGGAGAAATGCATTGCATTAACTTGATTACCCTGCAGACAAGACTCTGTTTTCCTATCACATAAATTGattctttttattcctttacATGGATGTCTTGCCCTCTTTGGATGCATGTGGCAAGGAAAAGTTTGACATTTTGAGAAATGTatttgtaaatgtatttgcttcTTGCCGAGAGTTAGATAGGAGGACTGATCCACTCTAGTGTTTTGTGATAAACATTAAGTCACCAAGAGATCAGAGTAAGCTAAACTAAAATTAAAGGGAAGTGACTGCACCTGGCCAAAACAATTGTTTGTCAGTCAATTACGGTCCGGATTCTCTGAAGGGaggtactgtgtgtaaaatggcTGTACTTCCTGAACAGTTATTCTAACTCTTTTGTCAAACCCCTTGAATATAAAAGCTAAATACTTATGCACTAATTGTAGGCTAACTATATCAGGTCAGTCCAGTTCTGTCAGCAGCTAAATGGGAGACTGGAAGACCTTTATCACACATGAATATTAATAGCAGCTACATTACattacagtaaatataaacTCACTAGCTAGCTTAATGCTACATGATATTTTCTAAAGAATAGTTAGCAAAcgtgtttttgcacttttgttCGATACACAATAAAAGACACTTAAAAGTACAAATAAGGCAAATGGATCCATGGGAAAGGAtacaataaagagaaaatacCTTAACCGACACTTCTATTTGTTCACACCGGAAGTTATATTTATGTACGTCATGTAAACAGAGGGGCGGagctaaagaaaaaagaaagctcgCTGTTGCGATTGTCCTCCAAAAGACTTCGGAGTATCACGTATTGTAGTGCAGACATTAAAATCGGATTTATAGTAAACTTGCCGGTCTGGTTTCTCGTAGCGGACTGTTGCAAACTAAAGAGAACTATTCAACACGCTTAATGGCAAGTAGACGTCATACGAAAGCGGAAGAACTTCGGTTAGCGCAGCTAAAGTTAGCTAGATAAGTGGCTACTCAAACGGTAGCAGGTAGCAGCTAGCGGGCTAGCTTGCTCCTTTGCTGTCATGACCGGGGCTTCTCGAGATTTCACAGCGTAAACGAGAATACCTAGCAACTTGCTTGTTAGCTTTTAGTCGTTCGGCTAAATTTGTGTCCCCGCCGAGACGCTGGCAGAGCGGAGATTTTTTGCTTTCCTGTTGCTACCGGTGCTTCTTCAGCCGGCTGAAGATAGCTCACTTTACACACCCTGGACTTCCCAGTGAGATGAGAGAGAGCAGCATTGCCAAAGCATTTAAATAAGACATCTTAACCCGGCTGACAAGGAGTGTCAACCTTTCTGTTTGCCAAAAATAAGCATCCGATAAGACTGAAGAAATGCTGACTGACAGCAGGTAAAGACGAGAACATACATTTTCACAATTTTTCACAATTATTTATTATAGGATCATCATCAAATGGAAAAATACACTGAGGAATTGTGTCATTGTAATTCAACGTTATGACTAAGTCACATTTTGCAGGCATCCAAGTTCTAGTCATACAATTCATAGCTTCATACAGACCCCAGTAAAGCTGTGTAAGTCTGTATGGTCTCATAGTACGAGTGCCACATGCCTGTTCATGTAACTGCTTCAGTCTGTGTTGCTATTTTTGGTTCCTCTTCATGTACTCTCTTTCTGATACTCTTCCTCCGCCCaatctctctccccctccctgcatcatttctgtcacacaatcTCTCTGTTCCTTGCATCGCTGTTTTGTACAGGAAGAGGCACCATAGCTGCAACAGCGAGGAAGACCAACAGCTGAGGCCTCAGGCCAAGAGGTCAGGAGGGGGTCCCTCGCTGCTTGTATCAGATTTGGACTCAGAGGTGAGACACACACATAGATTGTGGGTTTGCTCCTGATTGTCTGATAAAAGTTGACGTCTTTTACCTTATAATGTAAAGCTTGCTGCATTTTTGCAGATAGAGCACGTGTCTTGGGATCACATACAATGCGCTGCTGTCAGAAAGAGCTCAGACCGTCTTTATTCACAGGCTGTGCATCCATCTGTGAAGCTGCTGTTCAGACTCCAACTCTGTTCTGTGTTTGCAGTCTTCCAGCAGTGACAGCAGCAATGGGATCAGCAGTCCAGAGAGAGCAATAGTGGCCACCACCAGACCATGCATACACAGCCAAAACAGCTGCATCACCCAGGACCCCGTCAGCCCAAAGCCCGAAGACTCTGCCAGCTCCTTGCAGCACGGTTTCCATGGTGATGGAAGAAGTGTCTCATATGACTACATCAACAGAGTCCTGAGGGAGGCGCACTTCAGCAGTCTGCAGACCAGAGGCCGACCAGGCTCGACATGACCGTGACCTCCGGCCCTCGCCCGACCTTGCCTCCTGACCATTTTGTCCCTCACCCATCAGTGTCAACACTGCTGGCATGATGGTgcctcccagaaagcctcaatAACACCATGGGATCAGGTGTAAGGCGATGATGTGTAGGGAATAGGGTTGCAACAGTATGAGATTTTCACTGTCTCTGAAAATATCATGGTATTACAAAGTTCttgtcatcattattattaattacaACTCTTAAAGTATTTTTTATTGGTTGAAATGTACGTGGTATGATAACTTTCAGTTGTCGTACTATAGCACAAGACGTATTATGAAAACCGCATACAGCTGCAACCCCATTGGGGAGGTTTATGGATTCTGGGCTCATCCCCACCTCAACATGTACCATTTGTCAAGATCATAAGCACATCCGCCTTTCCATGGCCCAGCCACTGTGGTTTTCTGTGCAGTATCGATGTGTACGtgtggatttgtgtgtgtgtgtgtgtatgcatgcacCCCGTGCACTTTATGAAGAGGTCTCCTTCTCTTTACATGCGTGCGTCGATGCGTGGACATTTTCATTGGTGCTAATCACAAGAAaagtgtgatgatgatgatccaaAGTGCTTGCAGAACTAAATAAAGCTAAGCACTTTACTCTGTAAGTCTTTCTGTTTACTCTTGACTGGTACAGTCGGTCGCTTGTTTCCATCAGAGAAGTGGGAGTTATTGTGATCCCATATGGAGAAGTAAGTTGATGGAGGCCAATGGATTCACTCCTAAGGAGCACGATCAATACAATCCATTAAAGAATATTTTAggctttatttgttttctctAACCAAAGCTATAAAGTTAGAGCATGCTACTTTTTGCAGGCACTGGCTAAATGAATCTAAAATGTCTAGGTGTGGTTGGTCAGTGGGTTAAAGAGGATGGAACAGAGATCCTCATAGACATTTTGGCTGAAATCCAACCTTAGATTAAACCCTGGCTAATTATAGGTCCATAAGAAGGCACTGTGGAAAGTGCAGGTCAGGCAGCAGTCCGCTCGGCCCAGCGCTTCTAACAAAAACAGACtctttaaaataatttagaaCCCAGTGTTTACTTGTTCCACATTTTCCAcattgtgtatctgtgtgtcatAAGCCTGTCAGCCATACTTGTTTATGGGTGGTTTAATATGACCAGTACACTGTGTttggaataaaatgaaatgtaaaagtgattCATATGTAATTTCCCTAAATCATTTGAAATAAAGTGTTGCCAAAAGTGATGTGTGCAAACatgtcagataaaaaaaaacaaatgacatCAAGACTACGTAGTGGTTAATGCTGTGACAAAAATACAGCATGCTTTATTGTCCTGCATGTTGAACAGCTTGGCTTGTGTTCACTGAACTGAAACACATCAGTGGCGTTCATTATAGTACAATTACGTTGAATTACGATTTAGGCGTGTAGTTTGAACTAGATTGCACTGCAATAAATATGTAAGTGAAACAATGAAGGCAAACCTTTGCTCAAATGAGAAATCCTTTATGACTGCTTACATATGATCAAACAGTCAAGACATTAGTTATGCACACACAATAACCCAAtaaccccctttttttttttttttttaaatcatgcaCTCTACAAGTCTCATCTTAGTCAACAGAGCagacataataaataaatttctaaaTTTACACTTGGAACATTTACAATGACTTAATAGCTTAGTACCAAAAATAATGGAAGACAACTCTCTTTTTTAGGTTTCGGTTCATAAGAAAAGCGACTGTAGTGCAAATTTCAAACAGAGGTTCTCCCCCTCAGAGGTTCAGGCCGTGCTGCAGAG
The Oreochromis aureus strain Israel breed Guangdong linkage group 8, ZZ_aureus, whole genome shotgun sequence DNA segment above includes these coding regions:
- the LOC116320119 gene encoding monocarboxylate transporter 7, whose amino-acid sequence is MGLSGFLGPNVYSEVPDGGWGWVVAVAFFLVEVFTYGTIKSFGIFLQNLIDEFGETNSRVSWIVSISVFVMAFNAPFASMMTNRFGFQLVVMTGGLLITSGTIATIFTSSINQIYITYGLVAGMGYCLTFLPTVTILSQYFNHRRSLATAVASTGESLSMFALAPAFAALRDHIGWRNTMAVLGALQSVIIICGALLRPIIIKPSETLKPEADTLTLKDLSTHNDYTEGTTSGVSVTNKAFSDQNTFCSLTNELTTGSVSTADSGVPSLNYTDSGKQQETALPHKEAKVEIEREQLEESKEEIKTSEKEEKTSRDAEKQAMKEELNNAADKKLSENNSKLLDFSILKECSFIFYSLFGLFATLGFFAPQLYIIQLSESRGVEKDHATYMLSTIAVAEILGRFSIGWILTRRQFRKKKLLVLLACVITLTVVLVGFTLVTEFYGLAVCCALYGFFLGTVVCTHIPLLAEDDVVGIERMTSAAGVYVFIQSFAGLAGPPLGGMLVDMTHNYGSAFYSCAAGMALSALFLGLVKPAKRGFSCMRRRRSESNAAHKEESEEQTEEN
- the LOC116320122 gene encoding archaemetzincin-2; protein product: MKVIQYTPEKLQTALVSNSEYLTKVYSKYTKEEKRLLEEGFHAGQPGSLFQLITVHSDSDWILAHPEEPEDFEAFYRKPYRKTPNESQSTIYIQTIGSFGEVAAQTDQYVEWLRDYCQAFFYGLSVKLLPAVAVSETKCSFRVNSNSYNLQILTGDLLQFLKKRKPKDAFCIVGITMIDLYPKDSWNFVFGQASLTEGMGVFSFARYDDNFYKRSYAGRLKKHLQPRQEDYSVFDGYYTPPITSTLLLRSCKTMTHEIGHMFGISHCQWLSCVMQGSNHLDESDRRPLDFCPICLRKLQFAIGFNIAERYKALLHWMDEDQTQTSVKASASHTDPHFTKPTEAFHASKLWVCRCLEIMEKDQ
- the si:dkey-21c1.1 gene encoding protein FAM104A-like, whose product is MLTDSRKRHHSCNSEEDQQLRPQAKRSGGGPSLLVSDLDSESSSSDSSNGISSPERAIVATTRPCIHSQNSCITQDPVSPKPEDSASSLQHGFHGDGRSVSYDYINRVLREAHFSSLQTRGRPGST